A region of Bradyrhizobium sp. SZCCHNS1050 DNA encodes the following proteins:
- a CDS encoding GntR family transcriptional regulator, giving the protein MPDENLTTAQRIAEAITDRIVSGALPPDAPLRQDHVAREFNSSHVPVREAFRQLEALYLVVAAPRRGVRVAPLDAKSTREIVEMRTALEVIALRNAAPRYTPAHLAAIELALIEADNAETIQEFETANRAFHRALVAPCAMPRLLASLDGLRLANSRLVLAMARNAGWRPRTNQDHRLILQALRARQIGHACELLTRHNQTIERLARPGV; this is encoded by the coding sequence ATGCCGGACGAGAATCTCACCACCGCTCAGCGGATCGCCGAAGCGATCACCGATCGCATCGTCAGCGGTGCGCTGCCGCCCGACGCGCCGTTGCGGCAGGACCACGTCGCGCGCGAGTTCAACTCCAGCCACGTGCCGGTGCGCGAGGCATTTCGGCAGCTCGAGGCGCTCTATCTGGTGGTCGCGGCGCCGCGACGCGGCGTGCGGGTGGCGCCGCTGGATGCGAAGTCGACCAGGGAGATCGTCGAGATGCGCACAGCGCTCGAGGTGATCGCGCTGCGCAATGCCGCGCCGCGATATACGCCGGCGCATCTCGCCGCGATCGAGCTGGCGCTGATCGAGGCCGATAATGCCGAGACCATCCAGGAGTTCGAGACCGCAAACCGCGCCTTTCATCGCGCGCTGGTCGCGCCCTGCGCGATGCCGCGGCTGCTGGCGAGCCTCGACGGACTACGCCTCGCGAATTCGCGCCTCGTGCTGGCGATGGCCCGCAATGCCGGCTGGCGTCCGCGCACCAACCAGGATCACCGGCTGATCCTGCAGGCCCTGCGCGCCCGCCAGATCGGCCACGCCTGCGAGCTCCTGACGCGGCACAACCAGACGATCGAGCGGCTGGCAAGGCCGGGCGTGTAG
- the bioB gene encoding biotin synthase BioB gives MADQSGAGPDRMAVGNAIRHDWTRDEAEALYRLSFPDLMFLAQSAHRRQFDPTRVETASLLSIKTGGCPEDCGYCSQSAHYDTGLKATKLMDRDEVVATARRAKAAGAERFCMAAAWRSPKDRDLDQVCDMVSAVKDLGMETCVTLGMLTPPQAQRLREAGLDFYNHNVDTSPEFYDRIITTRTLQDRIDTLAHVRQAGIKVCCGGIIGMGEEVDDRLGMLVLLANLAEHPDSVPINMWNEVKGVPVNATAARPDPIALVRLIAVSRIMMPASVVRLSAGRQYMSDELQTLCLLAGANSIFIGDVLLTTANPQRDRDADLLARLGMTSSLSARPGAPIAAGEGAEASSPA, from the coding sequence ATGGCGGATCAAAGCGGCGCGGGCCCTGATCGAATGGCGGTTGGCAATGCCATCCGTCATGACTGGACCAGAGACGAGGCCGAGGCGCTCTATCGCCTGTCATTTCCGGACCTGATGTTCCTGGCGCAGTCGGCGCATCGCCGGCAGTTCGATCCCACCCGCGTCGAGACGGCGAGCCTGCTCAGCATCAAGACCGGCGGCTGCCCGGAGGATTGCGGCTACTGCTCGCAGAGCGCGCATTACGACACCGGGCTCAAGGCGACCAAGCTGATGGACCGCGACGAGGTGGTCGCCACCGCGCGGCGCGCGAAGGCCGCCGGGGCCGAGCGCTTCTGCATGGCCGCCGCCTGGCGCAGTCCGAAGGACCGCGACCTCGATCAGGTCTGCGACATGGTCAGCGCAGTGAAGGATCTGGGCATGGAGACCTGCGTCACGCTGGGCATGCTGACCCCGCCGCAGGCACAGCGGCTGAGGGAGGCCGGGCTCGACTTCTACAACCACAATGTCGACACCTCGCCCGAATTCTACGACCGCATCATCACCACGCGCACGCTGCAGGACCGCATCGACACGCTCGCGCATGTGCGGCAGGCCGGCATCAAGGTGTGCTGCGGCGGCATCATCGGCATGGGCGAGGAGGTCGATGATCGGCTCGGCATGCTGGTGCTGCTGGCCAATCTCGCTGAGCATCCCGACAGCGTGCCGATCAACATGTGGAACGAGGTCAAGGGCGTGCCGGTCAACGCTACGGCCGCGCGGCCCGATCCGATTGCGCTCGTGCGATTGATCGCGGTGTCCAGGATCATGATGCCGGCCAGCGTGGTGCGGCTGTCCGCGGGCCGGCAATATATGAGCGACGAGCTGCAGACCCTGTGCCTGCTCGCTGGCGCCAATTCCATCTTCATCGGCGACGTGCTGCTGACCACGGCCAATCCGCAACGCGACCGCGACGCCGATCTGCTCGCGCGGCTCGGCATGACATCGTCGCTGTCGGCGCGCCCGGGCGCGCCGATCGCCGCCGGCGAGGGCGCGGAGGCTTCGTCCCCGGCCTGA
- a CDS encoding 8-amino-7-oxononanoate synthase, protein MPPDRLAIYSDGLQRLAADDRLRRLSPRAGLDFSSNDYLGLAQAPRMKRAVAAAMEAGTPVGAGGSRLLRGNCEEHERLEADAARFFGAESALFFGSGYMANFAVLTTLPQRDDLLVLDALVHASTHEGARAGRAETCQFIHNNAQSAEDAILIWRRGGGVGRPWIVVESLYSMDGDLAPLADLIAIAERHDAFLLIDEAHATGVHGAQGRGLAAAYEGRESVVTVHTCGKALGAAGALVTASRVLRDTLINRCRPFVFSTAPSPLMAVAVMEALAILREEPERQRRLEQLVAFAHGAIAARFGESWSPSQIIPCVVGDNARAMNLAAALQARGFDVRGIRPPTVPPGTARLRLSLTLNIDEPAIAALLDALADEIGRPRP, encoded by the coding sequence ATGCCGCCCGACAGATTGGCGATCTATTCCGACGGTCTGCAGAGACTCGCGGCCGATGACCGGTTGCGGCGCCTCAGTCCACGGGCCGGTCTCGATTTCTCCTCCAACGACTATCTCGGTCTCGCACAGGCTCCGCGGATGAAGCGCGCGGTCGCCGCGGCCATGGAGGCCGGCACGCCGGTCGGCGCCGGCGGCTCGCGCCTGCTGCGTGGCAATTGCGAGGAGCACGAACGGCTCGAGGCGGACGCGGCGCGCTTCTTCGGTGCCGAGAGCGCGCTGTTCTTCGGCTCCGGCTACATGGCGAACTTCGCCGTGCTCACCACGCTGCCGCAGCGCGACGACCTGCTGGTGCTCGATGCGCTGGTTCATGCCAGCACCCATGAAGGCGCGCGCGCCGGCCGTGCCGAGACGTGCCAGTTCATCCACAACAACGCCCAGTCGGCCGAGGACGCGATCCTGATCTGGCGCAGGGGCGGCGGGGTGGGCCGGCCCTGGATCGTCGTCGAAAGCCTCTACAGCATGGATGGCGATCTCGCGCCGCTGGCGGATTTGATCGCGATCGCCGAGCGCCACGATGCCTTTCTGCTGATCGACGAGGCCCATGCGACCGGGGTCCACGGCGCGCAGGGCCGCGGTCTGGCCGCAGCCTACGAGGGACGCGAGAGCGTCGTGACCGTTCACACCTGCGGCAAGGCATTGGGCGCAGCCGGTGCGCTGGTCACCGCAAGCCGCGTGCTGCGCGACACGCTGATCAATCGCTGCCGACCCTTCGTCTTCAGCACGGCGCCGTCGCCGCTGATGGCGGTGGCGGTGATGGAGGCGCTTGCGATCCTGCGGGAAGAGCCGGAGCGGCAGCGGAGGCTGGAGCAGCTCGTTGCCTTCGCCCATGGCGCGATCGCCGCGCGCTTCGGTGAAAGCTGGTCGCCGTCGCAGATCATTCCCTGCGTCGTCGGCGACAATGCGCGCGCGATGAACCTGGCTGCCGCGCTGCAGGCGCGGGGCTTCGACGTCCGCGGCATCCGCCCGCCGACGGTGCCGCCGGGCACGGCGCGGCTCAGGCTGTCGCTGACCTTGAACATCGACGAGCCGGCCATCGCGGCGCTGCTCGACGCGCTCGCCGATGAGATCGGAAGGCCGCGGCCATGA
- the bioD gene encoding dethiobiotin synthase produces MTLRIVVTGTDTGIGKTVFAAGLTALLGACYWKPVQAGLAEETDSCCVQRLAELADDRVLPEAYRLAEPASPDRAARLAGISIDPLRLRPPQVVGRPVVIEGAGGVMVPLDSGTLYLDVFARWQLPVVLCARTSLGTINHSLLSLAALRSRGIDVFGIAFIGDGHDDNEDTICRLGEVRRLGRLPWVTPLTARSLQHVFATQFQRTDFEP; encoded by the coding sequence ATGACGCTGCGCATCGTGGTCACCGGGACCGACACCGGGATCGGCAAGACGGTGTTCGCCGCCGGCCTCACGGCGCTGCTCGGGGCCTGCTATTGGAAGCCGGTCCAGGCCGGCCTTGCCGAGGAGACGGACTCCTGCTGCGTCCAGCGGCTCGCCGAGCTCGCCGACGACCGCGTGCTGCCCGAAGCCTATCGGCTGGCCGAGCCGGCCTCGCCGGATCGCGCGGCGCGCCTCGCAGGCATCAGCATCGATCCGCTCCGCCTCCGTCCTCCGCAGGTCGTCGGCCGCCCTGTCGTGATCGAGGGAGCCGGCGGCGTCATGGTGCCGCTCGATTCCGGAACGCTCTATCTCGATGTCTTCGCGCGATGGCAGCTCCCGGTCGTGCTCTGCGCGCGCACCAGTCTCGGCACGATCAATCACTCGCTGCTGTCGCTGGCGGCGCTGCGCAGTCGCGGCATCGACGTGTTCGGCATCGCCTTCATCGGCGACGGCCACGACGACAACGAAGATACGATCTGCCGGCTCGGCGAGGTGAGGCGCCTTGGCCGGTTGCCCTGGGTCACGCCGCTGACGGCGCGATCGCTGCAGCACGTGTTCGCCACCCAATTCCAGCGCACGGATTTCGAACCATGA
- a CDS encoding adenosylmethionine--8-amino-7-oxononanoate transaminase, which yields MMRKATSPIWHPFTQHALQPEMTAVARGEGAYLFTADGRRIIDAIASWWVVTHGHCHPHIVRAIQDQAERLDQVIFAGHSHEPAEQVAAGLLALVPPSLTHVFFSDSGATSVEVALKMALGYFKNIGEPRSRIAVMQHSYHGDTIGAMSVGARGVFNAAYEPLLFDVAVVPFPVQGREQATLDALATICEKDRPAAFIVEPLVLGAGGMLMYPAEVLREMHRICKAFGVLFIADEVMTGWGRTGTLFACEQADIAPDIACYAKGLTGGAMPLAVTLCSPAIYEAHYSTDRACTFFHSSSYTANPIACAAASANLELWRQPQTRARVAAVAAAQERCLDRLRYDERFSDLRRCGTITALDLHADEPGYLAEVGPKLQAFFRDSDVLLRPLGHTIYVMPPYCVTAGDVETVYAAIDEAVDHVL from the coding sequence ATGATGCGCAAGGCAACCTCGCCGATCTGGCATCCCTTCACGCAGCATGCGCTCCAGCCCGAGATGACGGCGGTCGCGCGCGGCGAGGGCGCCTATCTCTTCACCGCCGACGGCAGGCGGATCATCGACGCGATCGCGTCGTGGTGGGTGGTCACGCACGGCCATTGCCATCCGCATATCGTGCGCGCGATCCAGGACCAGGCCGAGCGGCTGGATCAGGTCATCTTCGCCGGACATAGCCACGAGCCGGCCGAGCAGGTGGCCGCCGGGCTGCTCGCGCTGGTGCCGCCGAGCCTCACGCACGTGTTCTTCTCTGACAGCGGCGCCACCAGCGTGGAGGTCGCGCTGAAGATGGCGCTCGGCTACTTCAAGAACATCGGCGAGCCGCGCTCGCGCATCGCGGTGATGCAGCATTCCTATCACGGCGACACCATCGGCGCGATGTCGGTCGGCGCGCGCGGCGTGTTCAATGCGGCCTATGAGCCGCTGCTGTTCGACGTCGCCGTCGTCCCGTTTCCAGTGCAGGGCCGGGAACAGGCGACTCTGGATGCGCTCGCTACAATTTGCGAGAAGGACCGGCCGGCCGCCTTCATCGTCGAGCCCCTGGTGCTCGGCGCTGGCGGCATGCTGATGTATCCGGCCGAGGTGCTGCGCGAGATGCACCGGATCTGCAAGGCGTTCGGCGTGCTGTTCATCGCCGACGAGGTGATGACCGGCTGGGGCCGCACCGGCACGTTGTTCGCCTGCGAGCAGGCGGACATCGCCCCCGATATCGCCTGCTACGCCAAAGGACTGACTGGAGGCGCGATGCCGCTTGCGGTCACGCTGTGCAGTCCCGCTATCTACGAGGCGCACTATTCGACCGACCGCGCCTGCACGTTCTTTCACTCCAGTTCCTACACCGCCAATCCCATCGCCTGCGCGGCAGCGAGCGCCAATCTCGAGCTGTGGCGGCAGCCGCAGACGCGGGCCCGGGTCGCCGCCGTCGCGGCCGCGCAGGAGCGCTGCCTCGACCGCCTGCGTTACGACGAGCGATTTTCCGACCTGCGGCGCTGCGGTACCATCACCGCGCTCGATCTCCATGCCGACGAGCCGGGCTACCTCGCCGAGGTCGGCCCGAAGCTGCAGGCCTTCTTCCGCGACAGCGACGTCCTGCTGCGTCCGCTTGGCCACACCATCTACGTCATGCCGCCTTACTGCGTCACCGCCGGGGATGTCGAGACGGTCTATGCCGCCATCGACGAGGCCGTCGATCACGTGCTCTGA
- a CDS encoding alkyl/aryl-sulfatase, protein MSAPVSGDGTKDPKEASAAVSAAQQAVLEALPFGDTADFDDAARGFLGTIDQAKVTTAQGRTVWSLAPYHFLDAEQAPPTVNPSLWRQAKLNMHHGLFEVVPGVYQVRGLDIANMTLIEGDTGVIVVDTLTSIEGAQAALELYYQHRGVRPVTAVMFTHTHTDHWGGARGVVDDDAMASGRVPLIAPNLFIEHAVSENIIAGPAMLRRAQYQFGPLLAKGPKGHVDCGLGKTMAAGAVALLRPTDLIMATGDTRVIDGLTFEFQMAPNSEAPAEMHFFVPRYRLLNLAENCTHNFHNLLPFRGADVRDALAWSKYLSEALQLWGGKAEVMCGQHHWPIWGASRVDGMIREQRDLYKFAHDQTVRLMNHGLTASEIAEQIRLPRSLEGAWHARGYYGHIRHNVKAIYQKYLGWYDANPVNLDPLPPVEAGRKYVAYMGGTEALLARARADFANGEYRFVAQVVGHLVFAEPDNAEARALLADTLEQLGYAAESATWRNAYLFGAQELRQGMPEVPARPGLPRETLAALRTEQLWDVLGVRLNGPKAEGKHIVLNWTFTDTGERFVLTLQNCALTYAVGVQASTADAGFTLARSTLDAVIAKATSFPEAVAAGKISFAGNPMRLAELMSLMDEFPRMFEIVEPKRAAVT, encoded by the coding sequence ATGAGCGCGCCGGTCAGCGGAGATGGCACCAAGGATCCGAAGGAGGCCAGCGCGGCCGTGAGCGCAGCGCAGCAGGCCGTGCTGGAGGCGCTGCCGTTCGGCGACACCGCCGATTTCGATGATGCCGCCCGCGGCTTTCTCGGCACGATCGATCAGGCCAAGGTGACGACGGCGCAGGGGCGCACCGTCTGGAGCCTCGCGCCTTACCACTTCCTTGACGCGGAGCAGGCGCCGCCGACCGTCAATCCCAGCCTGTGGCGGCAGGCGAAGCTCAACATGCATCACGGCCTGTTCGAGGTCGTGCCCGGCGTCTACCAGGTGCGTGGGCTCGACATCGCCAACATGACGCTGATCGAGGGGGACACCGGCGTGATCGTGGTCGACACGCTGACCTCGATCGAGGGCGCGCAGGCCGCATTGGAGCTGTACTACCAGCACCGCGGCGTCAGGCCGGTCACGGCGGTGATGTTCACGCATACCCACACCGATCATTGGGGCGGCGCGCGCGGCGTGGTCGACGACGACGCGATGGCCAGCGGCCGCGTGCCGCTGATCGCGCCGAACCTGTTCATCGAGCATGCGGTCTCCGAGAACATCATCGCCGGCCCTGCGATGCTGCGCCGGGCGCAATATCAGTTCGGGCCGCTGCTCGCGAAGGGGCCGAAGGGCCATGTCGATTGTGGGCTCGGCAAGACCATGGCGGCGGGAGCCGTTGCGCTGCTGCGGCCGACCGACCTGATCATGGCGACCGGGGACACCCGGGTCATCGACGGTCTCACCTTCGAATTCCAGATGGCGCCGAACAGCGAGGCGCCGGCGGAGATGCATTTCTTCGTGCCGCGCTATCGCCTGTTGAACCTCGCCGAGAACTGCACGCACAACTTCCACAACCTGCTGCCGTTTCGCGGCGCCGACGTGCGCGACGCGCTGGCGTGGTCGAAATATCTCAGCGAGGCGCTGCAACTGTGGGGCGGCAAGGCGGAGGTGATGTGCGGCCAGCATCATTGGCCGATATGGGGCGCGAGCCGTGTCGACGGCATGATCCGCGAACAGCGCGATCTCTACAAATTTGCCCACGACCAGACCGTGCGGCTGATGAATCATGGCCTGACCGCAAGTGAGATCGCCGAGCAGATCAGGCTGCCCCGGAGCCTCGAAGGGGCATGGCATGCGCGCGGCTATTACGGCCACATCCGCCACAACGTGAAGGCGATCTACCAGAAATATCTCGGCTGGTATGATGCCAATCCCGTCAATCTCGATCCGCTGCCGCCGGTCGAGGCCGGCCGGAAATACGTCGCCTATATGGGCGGGACAGAGGCGCTGCTGGCGCGGGCGCGCGCGGACTTTGCCAACGGCGAATACCGCTTCGTCGCGCAGGTCGTGGGTCATCTCGTCTTCGCCGAGCCAGACAATGCCGAGGCGCGCGCGCTGCTGGCCGACACGCTGGAGCAGCTCGGCTATGCCGCCGAGAGCGCGACCTGGCGCAATGCCTATCTGTTCGGCGCGCAAGAGCTGCGCCAGGGTATGCCGGAGGTTCCGGCCCGGCCCGGCCTGCCGCGCGAGACGCTGGCGGCGCTGCGCACCGAGCAGCTATGGGACGTGCTCGGGGTCAGGCTGAACGGGCCCAAGGCGGAAGGCAAGCATATCGTGCTGAACTGGACGTTCACCGACACCGGCGAGCGCTTCGTGCTCACCTTGCAGAATTGTGCGCTGACCTATGCGGTCGGCGTGCAGGCGTCGACCGCCGATGCGGGGTTCACGCTGGCGCGTTCGACGCTCGATGCGGTCATTGCCAAGGCCACGAGCTTTCCGGAAGCGGTCGCGGCCGGGAAGATCAGCTTCGCGGGCAATCCGATGCGGCTGGCCGAGCTGATGTCGCTGATGGACGAGTTCCCGCGCATGTTCGAGATCGTCGAGCCGAAGCGGGCTGCCGTCACCTGA
- a CDS encoding glycosyltransferase family 4 protein gives MRIAQIAPLTEAVPPKLYGGTERVVHWLTEELVALGHDVTLFASGDSQTSAKLSPTWPKALRLDGSVRDPNALHMVMLENVRQQCDDEQFDILHFHLDYYPFSLFHRQPTPFLTTLHGRLDLPEHQPVFSVFKDVPVVSISDSQRRPVPNANWVRTVLHGLPATLLVPRPVTPSYLAVLGRIAPEKGVDRAIKIAMRCGIPLKIAAKIDRADQDYYEQTIRPLIHGNPLVEFIGEISDHEKPEFLSGALGLLLPIDWPEPFGLVMIESMACGTPVIAYNRGSVPEVIDDGVTGFIVEDELSAVAAVSRLPELSRARVRAQFERRFTARRMALDYLAAYRRLIDIAAPRIRLVSSAE, from the coding sequence ATGCGCATTGCGCAAATAGCTCCATTGACGGAGGCCGTGCCTCCGAAGCTCTACGGCGGCACTGAGCGGGTCGTCCATTGGTTGACCGAAGAACTCGTTGCCCTCGGACACGACGTCACCCTGTTCGCCAGCGGAGATTCTCAGACCTCGGCGAAGCTCTCTCCGACATGGCCAAAAGCTCTGCGCCTCGACGGCTCGGTGAGGGATCCGAACGCGCTGCACATGGTGATGCTCGAAAACGTGCGGCAGCAATGCGACGACGAACAGTTCGACATTCTGCACTTCCACCTCGACTACTACCCGTTCTCCCTGTTCCACCGGCAACCCACACCGTTCCTGACCACCTTGCACGGCAGGCTCGATCTTCCGGAGCACCAGCCGGTGTTCTCGGTCTTCAAGGATGTTCCCGTCGTTTCGATCTCGGACTCGCAGCGCCGGCCGGTTCCGAATGCGAACTGGGTGCGCACCGTGCTGCATGGACTGCCCGCAACGCTCCTGGTGCCCAGGCCGGTGACGCCGAGCTATCTCGCCGTGCTCGGACGCATCGCCCCGGAAAAGGGTGTCGACCGTGCCATCAAGATCGCGATGCGCTGCGGGATTCCGCTGAAGATCGCGGCCAAGATCGATCGCGCCGACCAAGACTATTATGAGCAGACGATCCGTCCCTTGATTCACGGCAATCCGCTCGTCGAGTTCATCGGCGAGATCAGCGATCACGAGAAGCCGGAGTTCCTGTCCGGCGCGCTCGGCCTGCTGTTGCCGATCGATTGGCCGGAGCCGTTCGGCCTGGTGATGATCGAATCGATGGCCTGCGGCACGCCCGTGATCGCCTACAACCGCGGCTCGGTTCCCGAAGTGATCGACGACGGTGTGACCGGCTTCATCGTCGAGGACGAGCTCAGCGCGGTAGCGGCCGTCAGTCGCCTGCCCGAGCTGAGCCGCGCCCGCGTGCGCGCGCAGTTCGAGCGACGCTTCACCGCGCGCCGGATGGCGCTCGACTATCTCGCGGCCTATCGCCGCCTGATCGACATCGCTGCGCCGCGCATCCGGCTGGTCAGCAGCGCCGAGTAG
- a CDS encoding ABC transporter ATP-binding protein — protein sequence MDQLSGYAHRPFPFVMRYLRKRPTAHLVILMAVIGAVACSVGTQYGVKSLVDSLSAGPAGGGNVWAAFVLLMALIATDNILWRVASWIASFTFVRVTGDLRRDIFRHLTGHSPSYFGDRLPGMLSSRITATSNAVFTVENMFVWNVLPPCLATVAAICLIGTVSGPMAIGLLLIAAMMVAAMFRLAAAGKPLHDDFADKAAMVDGEMVDVISNMPLVRAFCGLRHEHDRFDATVDRELEARGRSLRYLEKLRILHATVTIVLTIALMAWAISLWQRGGATTGDVVLVCTLGLCILNATRDLAVALVDVTQHVARMSEAIATLLQPHELRDDPQAEPLVKSGAAIAFDNITFHYPGGHKLFENFTLRLQPGQRVGLVGQSGGGKSSLFTLLQRFYDPQAGHIRIDGQDIAKVTQQSLREAISVVPQDISLFHRSILENIRYGRPSATDDEVLRAAIAARCDFVETLPEGLQTMVGDRGVKLSGGQRQRIAIARAFLKDAPILLLDEATAALDSESEEAIREALSRLMRGRTVIAIAHRLATLRNFDRVVVLRSGRIIEDGAPDRLMQDEGPYRELVTQEMNRLAKFAA from the coding sequence ATGGATCAGCTTTCTGGCTACGCGCACCGCCCCTTTCCCTTCGTGATGCGCTATCTGCGCAAGCGCCCCACCGCCCACCTCGTGATTCTGATGGCCGTCATCGGTGCGGTTGCCTGTTCGGTAGGCACGCAATATGGCGTGAAATCCCTCGTCGACAGCCTCTCGGCAGGGCCTGCGGGCGGCGGCAACGTCTGGGCCGCGTTCGTGCTGCTGATGGCGCTGATCGCGACCGACAACATTCTTTGGCGTGTCGCCAGCTGGATCGCGAGCTTCACCTTCGTCCGTGTCACCGGAGATCTCCGGCGCGACATCTTCCGTCATCTCACCGGGCATTCGCCGAGCTATTTCGGCGACCGTTTGCCCGGCATGCTGTCGAGCCGCATCACGGCGACGTCGAACGCCGTGTTCACCGTGGAGAACATGTTCGTCTGGAACGTCTTGCCGCCATGCCTCGCCACCGTCGCGGCGATCTGCCTGATCGGAACCGTGAGCGGCCCGATGGCCATCGGCCTGCTGCTGATCGCGGCGATGATGGTGGCGGCGATGTTCCGTCTGGCGGCCGCCGGCAAGCCGCTGCATGACGATTTCGCCGACAAGGCGGCCATGGTCGACGGCGAGATGGTCGACGTGATCTCGAACATGCCGCTGGTGCGCGCGTTCTGCGGCCTGCGCCACGAGCACGACCGGTTCGACGCGACGGTCGACAGGGAGTTGGAGGCACGCGGGCGCAGTCTCCGCTACCTCGAAAAGCTGCGCATTCTGCACGCGACGGTGACGATCGTGCTGACGATCGCGCTCATGGCGTGGGCGATCTCGCTGTGGCAGCGGGGCGGGGCGACGACCGGCGACGTCGTGCTGGTCTGCACGCTCGGCCTCTGCATTCTCAACGCGACGCGGGATCTGGCGGTGGCGCTGGTCGATGTCACCCAGCACGTGGCGCGCATGAGCGAGGCGATCGCGACCCTGCTGCAGCCGCACGAGCTGCGCGATGACCCGCAGGCCGAGCCGCTGGTCAAGAGCGGTGCGGCCATCGCCTTCGACAACATCACCTTCCACTATCCTGGCGGTCACAAGCTGTTCGAGAATTTCACGCTGCGCCTGCAGCCAGGCCAGCGCGTGGGCCTGGTTGGGCAGTCCGGCGGCGGCAAGTCGAGCCTGTTCACGCTGCTGCAACGGTTCTATGATCCGCAAGCCGGGCACATCAGGATCGACGGCCAGGACATCGCCAAGGTCACCCAGCAGAGCCTGCGCGAGGCGATCTCGGTGGTTCCGCAGGACATCTCGCTGTTTCATCGCTCCATTCTGGAGAATATTCGCTACGGACGTCCGAGTGCGACCGACGACGAGGTGTTGCGGGCGGCGATCGCGGCGCGCTGCGACTTCGTCGAGACGCTGCCGGAAGGATTGCAGACGATGGTCGGGGATCGCGGCGTCAAGCTGTCGGGCGGGCAGCGCCAGCGCATCGCGATCGCGCGCGCCTTCCTCAAGGATGCGCCGATCCTTCTGCTCGACGAGGCCACCGCCGCGCTCGACAGCGAGTCCGAGGAGGCCATCCGTGAGGCGTTGAGTCGTCTGATGCGCGGCCGCACCGTCATCGCGATCGCGCATCGCCTTGCGACCTTGCGGAACTTTGACCGCGTGGTGGTGCTGAGATCGGGCAGGATCATCGAGGACGGCGCGCCTGACCGGCTGATGCAGGACGAGGGCCCGTATCGTGAGCTCGTCACCCAGGAGATGAACCGGCTCGCCAAGTTCGCCGCCTGA